A single region of the Serinus canaria isolate serCan28SL12 chromosome 1, serCan2020, whole genome shotgun sequence genome encodes:
- the P2RY8 gene encoding P2Y purinoceptor 8 — protein MVKNESHLDALTLAMLQNKTVSITLSIVYSVVALVSIPGNFFSLWMLCWQIKPKTPSVIFMINLSITDLMLALCFPFQIYYHLQSNHWIFGKTVCSLVTVLFYSNMYSSILTMTFISMERYMGVVHPLKLIKWRRKRYALAACLAMWFALLLAFYPLETTDLTYEVKELGIITCFDVLKWDMLPTFAAWVAFLLTLFVVLFLIPFLVTVGCYIGIIRKLIQTSSRYGNKQKTRSIYLATIVLLSFITCFAPNNFILLAHMISRLFYSSSLYPAYKLTLCLSCFNNCIDPFIYYFASKEFYQKFVEKFCPKENRRESLFSGRTMSARSMSSGPMDGLEGVKFNLQRQESVF, from the coding sequence ATGGTTAAAAACGAATCCCACCTGGACGCTTTGACACTGGCAATGCTCCAGAATAAAACAGTCTCCATCACCCTCTCAATTGTATATTCAGTGGTGGCTCTGGTCAGCATCCCTGGaaattttttctccctttggaTGCTCTGTTGGcaaatcaaacccaaaacaccTTCTGTTATTTTCATGATCAACTTAAGCATCACGGACCTTATGCTGGCCTTATGTTTCCCCTTCCAGATTTACTATCACCTCCAAAGCAATCACTGGATATTTGGCAAGACTGTTTGCAGCCTTGTGACAGTGTTGTTCTATTCCAACATGTATTCTTCGATACTGACCATGACCTTCATCAGCATGGAGCGGTACATGGGTGTGGTACACCCCTTGAAGCTGATCaagtggagaagaaaaagatatgCCTTGGCTGCCTGCCTAGCTATGTGGTTTGCCTTGCTTCTAGCCTTCTACCCACTAGAAACTACAGACCTTACCTATGAAGTGAAAGAATTAGGGATTATAACCTGTTTTGATGTCCTGAAATGGGATATGCTGCCCACCTTTGCAGCTTGGGTAGCCTTTCTCCTCACTTTATTTGTTGTGCTGTTCCTGATCCCTTTTCTTGTAACAGTTGGATGCTACATTGGTATCATTAGGAAGCTAATTCAGACATCAAGCAGATATGGTAATAAGCAAAAGACTAGATCCATATACCTGGCAACAATTGTCCTTCTGTCCTTCATCACTTGCTTTGCCCCCAATAACTTTATTCTACTTGCTCACATGATCAGCCGCCTATTTTACAGCAGCAGTTTGTACCCTGCCTACAAGCTCACCTTGTGCCTCAGTTGCTTCAACAACTGCATAGATCCcttcatttattattttgcatCGAAAGAATTTTACCAGAAATTTGTGGAAAAGTTTTGCcctaaggaaaacagaagggaaagtTTATTCTCTGGCAGGACCATGTCAGCCAGATCAATGTCAAGTGGACCTATGGATGGGTTAGAGGGAGTAAAGTTCAAtttgcagaggcaggaaagtGTTTTTTAG